The nucleotide window GTTTAGTTTTCTAAACTTTTATATAATTTGAAAGTTCAATAAGATTTTTATCTGGATCTCTTAGGTAAATTGATTCAATTTCTCCTAAAGCTCCAGTTCTTTTTATTATATCTTGTTCTAGTTCTATATTTAAGCTAGAAAGATGTTTTTTTGCTTCTTCTAAAGAAGTATCAATAATAAAACATAAATCAGCACTTCCTTCTTTTACATTAAAAGCTTTTGGTTCAAACTCTTTTCCTAACTCATGTAAATTTATCTTAGAGTTTCCAAATTTTAATGCAATTCTTGAGCCTTTGAAAACTTCTTTTTGCATACCTAAAGCTTTTGTATAAAATTCAACTGTTTTATTTAAGTCTTTTACTGTTAAAACAAAATGGTCTAGATTTTTAATATCTATCATTTTTTTTCCTATCTTGATAAAGAGATACCAAAATTTATTCTTGTGATATCTTCATTATAATCGATTAAACTTTCCCCATATCCACTTGATATTTGAATGTGTCCAAAAGTGTTTTTTGAACCAAAGAAAGGAAATGTCCAATCAAGCTGTCCGTAACTTCTATTGTTGTTTGACTTTAGATTATTTCTAAGAAGAAGTTTGAAACTATGATCTTTATATGGGTAAACAAAAGTTAAATCTCCATATCCTAAATAATCATCTATATCAGGGTTATCATCACTATTTTTATCTTCTTCTATTCTATACCATACTTTAGGAATTATAAATAAGTTTTTATATTGAAGATAAGTTTCTAAATAGACTCTGTTCCATGACCTTGACTTCTCTTCACTTTGTCCATTTGATTCATGTATAAATCCTGTTTTAAAACCTTTTATAGCTGTTTCATCTTTCTTTCCATATGGAATAGTTACAAAGAACTCAGGTTTATAGTTTGTTTCTCTAAAAGGAGAAGAATCATTATATACTTGCCACCAAGAAGTTTGAGTATAACCAAAATAGAAGGTTTCATCTAAACCAAAGAAGTTATGAATTATAGGTTTTTTAATACTTAGTTGGAATTTTGCTTCATTTCTTTTTCTATTTTCTTTTGATTTTGTATCATATGAAATAGGGAAGAAGTAGTTTTCTTGATATGGATATATATCAAAAGATGATTCCAACATCTGTTCTATTGTCGATTTTGTTTCTTTATCATCGAAACTATTTAATTTCTTTTTTAAAGGTTCAACATCTTTGTTTTCTACAACTTTTTCTTTTACTATAATTTTTTCTTCTTTTGGAAACTCTACTTTTTTACTATTTGCTAGCTTTTTATATATTAACATTGCATTTTTATAGTCATTTGCTTTTTCATACTCTTGTGCTTGTTTTAAAAGTTCTTTTGTATCTTGGGCATTTAATAAAATGCACATAAATAATACTGGTAAAATTTTTTTCATATTAAAAGGTCCTAATAAATGATTTGATTTTATATTATCTTTCAAGTCATAATTTAATTATTTTTAATATACTATAATATAGTTTTAATAAAAGAAGGAAATAAATTGTCCAAAAACTTCAAGAATTTAACTATTTGTAAAGATTGTGGTTTAGTTTTGAATAAGCCAGAATTAGATTATAGCCATGAATTTCATTGTCCAAGGTGCAATAGTTTGATATATAAGTTTGGACAAGACTATTTAACAGTTTTATTATTTGCTTTTAGCTCTATTATTCTTTTTATTCCTGCTGTAACATTACCTTTAATGAGTCTTGAAATTTTGGACTTAACTCAAAGAACAACTTTAGTTGAAACATTATTAATCTTTTTTAAAAATGGATATACAGCTATTTCAATATTAATTACTTTTATTGGAATAGTAGTTCCTTTATTTATGCTATTACTGATTCTTATTATTTTAATTCCTTTAAGAATAGGTAAAAAAGCAAAATATGTTTCAGCACCACTAAAATTGTACGAAAATTTATTAGAGTGGCAAATGGGTGAAATATATATGATAAGTATTGTTGTTGCAATTATAAAATTACAAAAGATGGCTACTTTACATATAGGTTTAGGGTTTTACTTTTTCTTTGCTTTTTTAGTAATGATGTCTTTTACTATGGCATTATTTAATCCTTATGATGTTTGGAATGATGATGAGTTATAAAAGTGATAAAGATTTAGGTTTAGTTCTTTGTACTCACTGTAATAGTGTTTTTAAAGTAGAAGAAAAAGTATGTAATAAATGCAATAGTAAATTAAAACAAAGGGATAAATACTCTTTAGTTAAAACTTTAAATTTTACTATAATAGCTATAATTTTTTTATTTCCTGCAAATATTTTAACAATGATGGAAGTTACAACTTTAGGTGTAATTGAAAAAAGTACTATTTTAGATGGAATAGTTTATTTTTTTGAAACGAAATCATATTTAATAGCAGTAGTCATTTTTTTTGCAAGTATTATTGTTCCTATTTTTAAGCTACTTGTTTTATTATATCTTTTATATACAACAAAGTACAATAAAATATATTTAGCAAGAAATGCAACAAGATATTATAGAATAATTAAGTTTATTGGTAAATGGTCAATGATTGATATATTTGTAGTTGCTTTGATGATTGTTATGGTTCAATTTGGCAATCTTTCAAATATAACAGCTGGACCCGCTGCGATTGCATTTACAGTTGTAGTAATATCAACTATGTTAGCTACTGAGAGTTTTGATACTAGATTATTATGGGATAAGGATTAATAAATGGATGAAAAGATAGAACAAGTAAGTGTAAAAAAGAGTAAAAAAATAGTATTTTTAATCTGGCTTTTACCTTTTATTGCATTACTTATTTCTACATCA belongs to Arcobacter sp. CECT 8983 and includes:
- a CDS encoding paraquat-inducible protein A, whose product is MSYKSDKDLGLVLCTHCNSVFKVEEKVCNKCNSKLKQRDKYSLVKTLNFTIIAIIFLFPANILTMMEVTTLGVIEKSTILDGIVYFFETKSYLIAVVIFFASIIVPIFKLLVLLYLLYTTKYNKIYLARNATRYYRIIKFIGKWSMIDIFVVALMIVMVQFGNLSNITAGPAAIAFTVVVISTMLATESFDTRLLWDKD
- a CDS encoding phospholipase A translates to MKKILPVLFMCILLNAQDTKELLKQAQEYEKANDYKNAMLIYKKLANSKKVEFPKEEKIIVKEKVVENKDVEPLKKKLNSFDDKETKSTIEQMLESSFDIYPYQENYFFPISYDTKSKENRKRNEAKFQLSIKKPIIHNFFGLDETFYFGYTQTSWWQVYNDSSPFRETNYKPEFFVTIPYGKKDETAIKGFKTGFIHESNGQSEEKSRSWNRVYLETYLQYKNLFIIPKVWYRIEEDKNSDDNPDIDDYLGYGDLTFVYPYKDHSFKLLLRNNLKSNNNRSYGQLDWTFPFFGSKNTFGHIQISSGYGESLIDYNEDITRINFGISLSR
- a CDS encoding VOC family protein, whose translation is MIDIKNLDHFVLTVKDLNKTVEFYTKALGMQKEVFKGSRIALKFGNSKINLHELGKEFEPKAFNVKEGSADLCFIIDTSLEEAKKHLSSLNIELEQDIIKRTGALGEIESIYLRDPDKNLIELSNYIKV
- a CDS encoding paraquat-inducible protein A, whose product is MSKNFKNLTICKDCGLVLNKPELDYSHEFHCPRCNSLIYKFGQDYLTVLLFAFSSIILFIPAVTLPLMSLEILDLTQRTTLVETLLIFFKNGYTAISILITFIGIVVPLFMLLLILIILIPLRIGKKAKYVSAPLKLYENLLEWQMGEIYMISIVVAIIKLQKMATLHIGLGFYFFFAFLVMMSFTMALFNPYDVWNDDEL